The sequence below is a genomic window from Chloroflexota bacterium.
CGCAGCTGCTCGCGTTGCTCCAGCTGCTCGGCGGACAGCGTGCTCATGGTGTCGTCTCGGAACGCGTCGCGCTGCGCGTGATGGTTGGTCCAGCCTTCGATCGAAATCACACCGCGCAAGGCATCGGGGCGGACCCGCGCGATCTCAATCGCGATCATGCCGCCGATGCTGTGGCCGCCGACGAAGCACCGCGGCAGCTTCAGTTGGTCCACGACTTGCAGCACGTCCTGCGCGAACAGCTCAATGGATCCGTTTGCCGGCGGCGGCCAGCTGCCGCCGTGTCCGCGGAGATCGACGAGGACCATGAGCAGCGCCGCGTCCAGGTGGTCGACTATGTCTTTGAGCCCCCTGGCTGCGTTGAAGCTGCCGGGAATCAGCACCAGCGGCGGACCGCGTCCACCGCGTTCGTGGTAGGAGAGTGTTGCGCCCGGCGCCTCGATCGCGTGTTGGGCAAATGCCGGTCCCAGGCCCGCGCCAGAACCGGGCGATGCCGAATCCGGCCTCACCGAACCGACTCCAGCGGCGGATTGCGCACGCCGTCGAGATCGGCAAGGCGTACCCGCAGCAGCTCCACCGTCTGCTTGCCGCCGGCGAAGGAAATAAAGAGGTGGTCGCCATGCTCGATCACGTGTGGGTAGTCCACCCAGCGTCCGCCCGCCAGGTACGCCATCGTGTGAAAGACCAGGCCGTCGTCGCTGACTGAGATAGCCAGCGGATCGCGCATTCTCGGGTTGGGGTTCGAGACGAGCACGTAGCGACCGTCGGCCAGCCGCAGCCCGCTGAACTTGGACGTGGCGTCCGGGAAATTCGTTCGAACCGGGCGGCCCCAGGTACTCCCGCCGTCCACGGAAATCGCGCGGTAGAGGTATCCGCTGCGGCGACCGTCGCGAAACAGCGCCGCCAACCGCCCGTCGGGCAGCGTCCACCAGTGCGGCTCCTCCGCCGAAAGCTCGGTGTTCGACCCCAGGACGGGAACCGATGCCCACCGGTCGATCGCGTCCACGCCGCCGACCAGAAATTCAACGCCGACCTCGCGATAGTTGTGGCGGCGCCGGGACATGCTCCATTGGCCGTCAGGCAGGCGCTCCGGCGGGAAGTTGTTGATGGCGTCACGGCAGACGACGCCGGCGGGCTCCCACGAATCGCCGGTCGGATTGAGTCGAAACGCGTGCAGCGCAAGGCTCGGACCGAAGAATCCGGCCGCCTCGTCCAGCGACGCCAGCGCCAACAGCTCGCCGTCCCGTTGCCAGAAACCGCGCGAGATAAATCGCAGGCCGCGATCGGTGCGCTGGCCATACAGCGGCGAAGATGGACCGGACCCGGGCGGCGCGGGCGTGAGGTACCGGGGACTCGACCATCG
It includes:
- a CDS encoding alpha/beta hydrolase, whose product is MRPDSASPGSGAGLGPAFAQHAIEAPGATLSYHERGGRGPPLVLIPGSFNAARGLKDIVDHLDAALLMVLVDLRGHGGSWPPPANGSIELFAQDVLQVVDQLKLPRCFVGGHSIGGMIAIEIARVRPDALRGVISIEGWTNHHAQRDAFRDDTMSTLSAEQLEQREQLRHEVLHRWTDRQRRDFGAIWRTWDGTDVLQRTDLPILELYGDRGREPATHEQLHLPRRDNIELRWLAGASHSLPLECPREVARLIADFMQRN
- a CDS encoding exo-alpha-sialidase, whose protein sequence is MAEHVVRPNPALMLAGPWVPDDSHRIDFASLPRVPSQHVMVSDVRAEAHHGSDLDRDRGGVNQHNYLANHGGKFWLMWSDGPGIEDRVGQRVKFATSPDGRRWSSPRYLTPAPPGSGPSSPLYGQRTDRGLRFISRGFWQRDGELLALASLDEAAGFFGPSLALHAFRLNPTGDSWEPAGVVCRDAINNFPPERLPDGQWSMSRRRHNYREVGVEFLVGGVDAIDRWASVPVLGSNTELSAEEPHWWTLPDGRLAALFRDGRRSGYLYRAISVDGGSTWGRPVRTNFPDATSKFSGLRLADGRYVLVSNPNPRMRDPLAISVSDDGLVFHTMAYLAGGRWVDYPHVIEHGDHLFISFAGGKQTVELLRVRLADLDGVRNPPLESVR